From the Daucus carota subsp. sativus chromosome 8, DH1 v3.0, whole genome shotgun sequence genome, one window contains:
- the LOC108197384 gene encoding aspartic proteinase A1 produces MGAKLYEVAVSLFFSSLLLPLVFCESNDGLLRIGLKKLKYDQNSHIARRFDSKEGKSLAQSLGRGKFGNKLGDSEDTDIVALKNYMDAQYFGEIAVGTPPQKFTVIFDTGSSNLWVPSAKCHFSVACFLHAKYKAAQSSTYKKNGTSAAIHYGTGAISGFFSQDNVKVGHLTVKNQDFIEATREPGITFLAAKFDGILGLGFQEISVGKAVPVWYNMVEQGLVEEPVFSFWLNRHTEEEEGGEIVFGGVDSKHYEGEHTYVPVTQKGYWQFKMGDVLIDGKETGYCKEGCSAIADSGTSLLAGPTTVITMINHAIGAVGVVSQECKNVVDQYGQKIMDMLLAEAQPKKICSQIGLCTFDGTRGVSMGIESVVDEGNGMWSGRNDAMCSTCEMTVVWMQNQLRQNQTQDRILNYVNELCERLPSPMGESSVDCSKISTMPSVSFTIGDKVFNLPAKQYILKVGEGKAAQCISGFTALDIPPPRGPLWILGDVFMGYYHTVFDHGKARVGFAKAA; encoded by the exons ATGGGAGCCAAATTGTATGAAGTCGCTGTCTCACTGTTCTTTTCGTCCCTCTTGCTTCCTTTGGTTTTTTGTGAATCAAATGATGGGTTGCTTAGAATCGGACTGAAGAAATTGAAATATGATCAGAACAGCCATATTGCACGACGTTTTGATTCCAAGGAAGGGAAGTCCCTTGCACAATCCTTGGGAAGAGGTAAATTTGGGAACAAACTTGGAGACTCTGAAGATACTGATATCGTCGCACTTAAAAACTACATGGATGCTCAGTACTTTGGTGAGATTGCTGTTGGTACTCCCCCTCAAAAGTTTACTGTGATTTTCGACACTGGCAGCTCTAATCTCTGGGTGCCATCAGCGAAGTGCCACTTCTCC GTTGCATGTTTTTTGCATGCAAAGTATAAGGCAGCGCAATCAAGTACCTACAAGAAAAATG GTACATCTGCTGCTATTCATTATGGTACTGGAGCTATATCTGGATTTTTCAGTCAGGACAATGTCAAAGTTGGTCATCTAACTGTCAAGAATCAG GATTTTATTGAAGCCACGAGGGAGCCTGGTATCACATTCTTGGCAGCTAAGTTTGATGGTATACTTGGGCTTGGGTTTCAAGAGATATCTGTTGGAAAAGCTGTTCCTGTCTG GTATAATATGGTGGAACAAGGTCTTGTTGAGGAGCCAGTTTTCTCATTTTGGCTAAATCGACACACGGAGGAAGAGGAAGGGGGTGAAATTGTGTTTGGTGGGGTTGATTCAAAACATTACGAAGGTGAGCACACTTATGTTCCAGTCACGCAGAAAGGTTATTGGCAG TTTAAAATGGGCGACGTACTCATTGATGGAAAAGAAACTG GTTACTGTAAAGAAGGTTGCTCCGCAATTGCCGATTCTGGTACTTCGTTGTTAGCAGGTCCAACG ACTGTTATCACTATGATAAATCATGCGATTGGGGCAGTTGGTGTTGTTAGCCAGGAATGcaaaaatgttgttgatcaatATGGGCAGAAAATTATGGATATGCTGTTAGCAGAG GCACAACCAAAAAAGATATGCTCCCAGATTGGTTTGTGTACCTTTGACGGAACTCGTGGTGTTAG TATGGGAATTGAGAGTGTAGTTGACGAAGGAAACGGGATGTGGTCCGGGCGTAATGATGCCATGTGCTCCACCTGTGAAATGACAGTGGTGTGGATGCAAAATCAACTGAGGCAAAACCAGACCCAGGATCGTATTCTAAACTATGTTAATGAG CTTTGTGAGCGGTTGCCTAGCCCTATGGGAGAATCAAGTGTTGATTGTAGCAAAATTTCTACGATGCCTAGTGTCTCGTTTACCATTGGTGACAAAGTATTCAATCTTCCTGCTAAGCAG TACATACTGAAAGTTGGTGAGGGAAAAGCTGCTCAATGCATTAGTGGATTTACTGCTTTGGATATTCCTCCTCCTCGTGGACCTCTTTG GATCTTGGGAGATGTCTTCATGGGTTACTATCATACCGTATTTGATCATGGAAAGGCAAGAGTGGGTTTTGCCAAAGCGGCATAG
- the LOC108197040 gene encoding F-box/kelch-repeat protein At3g06240, whose product MATTPPRKTPRLPENEPTYREPPQLPEDIILTKILTRLPAKIVGRLRSVCKPWRSLLSKPSFTKDHLNCTTQNPDEDNLIINKFVTNSNRKYYEIDVLSLSDLSETKLFDQYEFQRDYPVIKLIGSIYGIVCLYINVRDRAQFVLWNPVIKQAKEIESPECDIDLCGFCWDEVEADFKVIACSYRSEGRFYSVGLVYVYSCKSDSWTMQADARSWQPGIRFCDDYDEVPHSGVPAAIVNGVPYWQYSQRFEAGKPVFKFEVGSGEFREVPKPDVVGVSDKHEFLIVNWKERLSALVTQSYFSLTVVDVYCFDEGSGVWSKMHNIGPNMSNEYKLLGCFKYGGEIVTDINGNYVCYDYRTGETKGLGNRKGRLLTGFSHKDSLVFLEGMKRYRNATPYLLEKGKNS is encoded by the coding sequence ATGGCCACCACACCGCCGCGTAAAACACCCAGGCTACCGGAGAATGAACCGACGTATAGAGAGCCACCACAGCTACCGGAAGACATTATTCTCACCAAGATATTAACGCGATTGCCTGCAAAAATTGTTGGACGGCTCCGTTCAGTTTGTAAACCATGGAGATCTCTTTTGTCTAAGCCCAGTTTCACAAAAGACCATCTCAACTGCACCACTCAGAACCCGGATGAGGataatctcatcatcaacaaatTCGTCACAAATTCGAACCGAAAATACTACGAGATAGATGTGCTGTCATTGTCAGATTTATCAGAAACTAAATTATTCGATCAGTACGAATTTCAACGTGATTATCCGGTAATTAAATTGATCGGTTCAATTTACGGAAttgtttgtttatatattaatgTGAGAGATCGAGCTCAGTTTGTATTATGGAATCCGGTGATTAAACAGGCTAAAGAAATTGAATCACCTGAATGCGATATTGACCTTTGCGGATTCTGTTGGGATGAAGTGGAAGCTGATTTTAAAGTAATTGCGTGTAGTTACAGAAGCGAGGGTAGATTTTATAGTGTTGGCCTGGTGTATGTTTATTCGTGTAAGTCTGATTCCTGGACTATGCAGGCTGATGCCAGGAGTTGGCAGCCTGGTATTCGGTTTTGTGATGATTATGATGAGGTGCCTCATTCTGGGGTTCCGGCTGCAATTGTGAATGGAGTTCCGTACTGGCAGTATTCTCAGCGTTTTGAGGCGGGGAAGCCTGTGTTTAAGTTTGAAGTTGGGAGTGGAGAGTTCAGGGAGGTGCCTAAACCTGATGTTGTTGGCGTATCTGACAAACATGAATTCCTCATTGTCAATTGGAAGGAGCGGCTCTCTGCACTGGTGACTCAGTCCTATTTTTCGCTTACTGTGGTGGATGTGTATTGTTTTGACGAGGGGAGTGGTGTTTGGAGTAAGATGCACAATATTGGACCGAATATGAGTAATGAGTATAAGCTGCTCGGATGTTTTAAGTATGGTGGTGAGATTGTGACTGATATAAATGGGAATTATGTGTGCTATGATTACAGAACAGGTGAAACTAAGGGTCTTGGCAACCGCAAGGGGCGACTGCTGACAGGCTTTAGTCATAAGGATAGCCTCGTCTTTCTTGAAGGAATGAAGAGGTATCGTAATGCAACACCATATCTGCTTGAAAAGGGCAAGAACTCCTGA
- the LOC108198135 gene encoding LOW QUALITY PROTEIN: G-type lectin S-receptor-like serine/threonine-protein kinase SD2-5 (The sequence of the model RefSeq protein was modified relative to this genomic sequence to represent the inferred CDS: inserted 1 base in 1 codon; deleted 1 base in 1 codon), which produces MEQLQKSMYKKQKSALLEFPKEVEEDNFLKNISRMPIRFSHKDLQIATNNFTTKLGKGGFGSVYEGVLPAGTQLAVKQLEGLGQGKTEFQAEVSSIGSIHHLHLVRLKGFCTEGAHRLLVYVYKANGSLERWILKENKVDFLDWDTRYDIIALGTANGLAYLQEDCDVKXVHCDTKPENVLLDDNFLAKVSDFGLAKLISREQSHVFTTLRGTRGYLAPEWITNYAISDKCDVYSYGMVLLEIIGGRKNYDTSETEEKCHFPSYAFKMMEQGKLKDILDVKLQIAEDDERVSIAIKVGLRCLQYDMHLRPSMTKVVQMLEQVSPVPPPPSSQQMNSHIYLSSFKSTSEHSTSLEPLNLNSCADFSAVRLSGPR; this is translated from the exons ATGGAACAGCTGCAAAAATCAATGTACAAG AAACAGAAAAGTGCCTTGTTGGAGTTCCCTAAAGAAGTAGAAGAGGATAATTTCTTGAAAAACATATCCAGGATGCCAATACGTTTTAGTCACAAAGATCTTCAAATTGCTACCAACAACTTCACTACGAAACTAGGGAAAGGAGGTTTTGGCTCAGTTTATGAAGGTGTTCTACCTGCTGGAACCCAATTGGCTGTGAAACAATTAGAAGGCCTTGGCCAAGGAAAGACAGAATTCCAAGCTGAAGTTAGTAGTATTGGTAGCATTCATCATCTCCACCTGGTGAGGCTGAAAGGCTTTTGCACAGAAGGTGCCCACAGGCTCCTTGTTTATGTATACAAGGCAAATGGTTCACTGGAAAGATGGATCCTTAAGGAAAACAAAGTTGATTTCTTGGATTGGGACACaagatatgatata attgCTTTAGGCACAGCCAACGGATTAGCTTATCTCCAGGAAGACTGTGATGTAA ATGTGCACTGTGACACTAAGCCTGAAAATGTGCTCCTAGATGACAACTTTCTTGCAAAGGTTTCGGACTTTGGTCTTGCTAAGCTAATAAGCCGAGAGCAGAGCCATGTTTTCACAACACTACGGGGCACAAGGGGTTACCTTGCACCAGAGTGGATCACAAACTATGCAATATCAGACAAGTGTGATGTCTATAGTTATGGAATGGTATTGCTTGAGATCATTGGTGGTAGAAAAAACTATGATACATCTGAAACAGAAGAAAAATGCCATTTTCCTTCATACGCTTTTAAGATGATGGAGCAAGGTAAACTGAAGGACATTCTTGATGTGAAACTACAAATTGCAGAAGATGATGAAAGGGTGTCCATAGCAATTAAGGTAGGTCTTCGGTGTTTACAATATGACATGCACCTTAGACCATCAATGACAAAAGTAGTCCAGATGCTTGAACAAGTATCTCCTGttcctccacctccatcttctcaGCAGATGAACTCACATATCTATTTGAGTTCCTTCAAATCAACGAGTGAGCACAGTACTTCTTTAGAGCCATTAAATCTCAATAGTTGTGCTGATTTTTCAGCAGTAAGGCTTTCAGGACCAAGATAG
- the LOC108198136 gene encoding F-box/kelch-repeat protein At3g23880: MATTPPLKNPRLPENEPTYTEPPELPEDIIFTKILPRLPAKSVGRFRSVCKAWRSLLSKTSFTKDHLNCTTQNPNDDNLIINKFITESNRKYHEIDVLSLSDLSETKLFDLYEYARQYPLFRLIGSIHGIVCLYLKVGIRNQFVLWNPVIKQAKAIASPEHSIGLWGFCWDEVKADFKADARSGQPVIRFSEHYDEEPHPGVPAAIVNGVPYWQYSQRLRRRSL; encoded by the exons ATGGCCACCACACCGCCGCTTAAAAACCCCAGGCTACCGGAGAATGAACCGACGTATACAGAGCCACCAGAGCTACCTGAAGACATTATTTTTACGAAGATATTACCGCGGTTGCCTGCAAAATCTGTTGGACGGTTTCGCTCAGTTTGTAAGGCATGGAGATCTCTATTGTCTAAGACCAGTTTCACCAAAGACCATCTCAACTGCACCACTCAGAACCCGAATGACGataatctcatcatcaacaaatTCATCACAGAGTCGAACCGAAAATACCACGAGATAGATGTGCTGTCATTGTCAGATTTATCAGAAACTAAGTTATTCGATCTGTACGAATATGCACGTCAATATCCGCTATTTAGATTAATCGGTTCGATTCATGGAATTGTTTGTTTATATCTTAAAGTGGGAATTCGAAATCAGTTTGTTTTATGGAATCCAGTGATTAAACAGGCTAAAGCAATTGCATCACCTGAACATTCTATTGGCCTTTGGGGATTCTGTTGGGATGAAGTGAAAGCTGATTTTAAA GCTGATGCCAGGAGTGGGCAGCCTGTTATTCGGTTTTCTGAACATTATGATGAGGAGCCTCACCCTGGGGTTCCGGCTGCAATTGTGAATGGAGTGCCGTACTGGCAGTATTCTCAGCGTTTGAGGCGGAGAAGCCTGTAA